A region of Eschrichtius robustus isolate mEscRob2 chromosome 19, mEscRob2.pri, whole genome shotgun sequence DNA encodes the following proteins:
- the SNRPA gene encoding U1 small nuclear ribonucleoprotein A gives MAVPETRPNHTIYINNLNEKIKKDELKKSLYAIFSQFGQILDILVSRSLKMRGQAFVIFKEVSSATNALRSMQGFPFYDKPMRIQYAKTDSDIIAKMKGTFVERDRKREKRKPKSQETPAAKKAVQGGAAAPVVGAVQGPVPGMPPMTQAPRIMHHMPGQPPYMPPPGMIPPPGLAPGQIPPGAMPPQQLMPGQMPPAQPLSENPPNHILFLTNLPEETNELMLSMLFNQFPGFKEVRLVPGRHDIAFVEFDNEVQAGAARDALQGFKITQNNAMKISFAKK, from the exons ATGGCAGTTCCCGAGACCCGCCCCAACCACACTATTTATATCAACAATCTCAACGAGAAGATCAAGAAGGATG AGCTGAAGAAGTCCCTGTACGCTATCTTCTCCCAGTTTGGCCAGATCCTGGATATCCTGGTATCACGAAGCCTGAAGATGAGGGGCCAGGCCTTTGTCATCTTCAAGGAAGTCAGCAGCGCCACCAATGCCCTGCGCTCCATGCAGGGTTTCCCCTTCTACGACAAGCCCATG CGCATCCAGTACGCCAAGACTGACTCGGATATCATTGCCAAGATGAAGGGCACCTTTGTGGAGCGAGACCGCAAGCGGGAGAAGAGGAAGCCCAAGAGCCAGGAGACCCCGGCTGCCAAGAAGGCTGTGCAGGGTGGGGCGGCCGCCCCTGTGGTGGGCGCCGTCCAGGGGCCTGTCCCG GGCATGCCGCCGATGACTCAGGCGCCCCGCATCATGCACCACATGCCGGGCCAGCCTCCCTACATGCCACCCCCCGGCATGATCCCGCCTCCAGGCCTCGCACCCGGCCAGATCCCACCAGGGGCCATGCCTCCACAGCAGCTTATGCCGGGACAGATGCCACCTGCACAGCCT CTTTCAGAAAATCCACCAAATCACATCTTGTTCCTCACCAACCTGCCTGAAGAGACCAACGAGCTCATGCTCTCCATGCTTTTCAACCA GTTCCCTGGCTTCAAGGAGGTCCGGCTGGTCCCAGGGCGGCACGACATCGCCTTCGTGGAGTTTGACAATGAGGTGCAGGCAGGGGCCGCACGCGACGCCCTGCAGGGTTTCAAGATCACCCAGAACAACGCCATGAAGATCTCCTTTGCCAAGAAGTAG
- the MIA gene encoding melanoma-derived growth regulatory protein — MAPSSVFLGVVVLLSAFPGPSVGGHPMPKLADRKLCADEECSHPISMAVALQDYVAPDCRFLTIRQGQVVYVFSKLKGRGRLFWGGSVQGDYYGDVAARLGYFPSSIVREDQTLKPGKTDVKTDKWDFYCQ, encoded by the exons ATGGCTCCATCCTCGGTGTTTCTAGGTGTTGTTGTCTTGCTGTCTGCCTTCCCAGGTCCTAGTGTCGGGGGCCACCCTATGCCCAAGCTGGCCGACCGGAAGCTGTGTGCTGACGAGGAATGCAGCC ACCCCATCTCCATGGCCGTGGCCCTTCAGGACTACGTGGCCCCCGACTGCCGTTTCCTGACCATACGCCAGGGCCAAGTCGTGTATGTCTTCTCCAAGCTGAAGGGCCGAGGGCGGCTCTTCTGGGGAGGCAGC GTTCAGGGAGATTACTATGGAGACGTAGCTGCTCGCCTGGGCTATTTCCCCAGTAGCATTGTACGCGAAGACCAGACCCTGAAGCCTGGCAAAACTGATGTGAAGACAGAT aaatggGATTTCTACTGCCAGTGA
- the RAB4B gene encoding ras-related protein Rab-4B isoform X1, translating into MAETYDFLFKFLVIGSAGTGKSCLLHQFIENKFKQDSNHTIGVEFGSRVVNVGGKTVKLQIWDTAGQERFRSVTRSYYRGAAGALLVYDITSRETYNSLAAWLTDARTLASPNIVVILCGNKKDLDLEREVTFLEASRFAQENELMFLETSALTGENVEEAFLKCARTILNKIDSGELDPERMGSGIQYGDASLRQLRQPRSAQAVAPQPCGC; encoded by the exons ATGGCTGAGACCTACG ACTTCCTCTTCAAATTCCTGGTGATTGGCAGTGCAGGAACGGGCAAATCATGTCTCCTTCATCAGTTCATTGAGAATAAGT tCAAACAGGACTCCAACCACACAATCGGCGTGGAGTTTGGATCTCGGGTGGTCAACGTGGGTGGGAAGACCGTGAAGCTACAGATTTGGGACACAGCCGGCCAGGAGCGGTTTCG GTCGGTGACACGGAGTTACTACCGAGGGGCGGCTGGAGCCCTGCTGGTGTATGACATCACCAG CCGGGAGACCTACAACTCGCTGGCCGCCTGGCTGACGGATGCCCGCACGCTGGCCAGCCCCAACATCGTGGTCATTCTCTGTGGCAACAAGAAGGACCTGGACCTGGAGCGTGAGGTCACTTTCCTGGAGGCCTCCCGCTTTGCCCAGGAGAACG AGCTAATGTTCCTGGAAACTAGTGCTCTCACGGGTGAGAACGTGGAGGAGGCTTTCCTGAAGTGTGCCCGCACCATTCTGAACAAGATCGACTCAG GTGAGCTTGACCCCGAGAGGATGGGCTCCGGCATTCAATATGGTGACGCCTCCCTTCGCCAGCTGCGGCAGCCTCGGAGTGCCCAGGCCGTGGCCCCTCAGCCCTGCGGCTGCTGA
- the RAB4B gene encoding ras-related protein Rab-4B isoform X2, with protein MAETYDFLFKFLVIGSAGTGKSCLLHQFIENKFKQDSNHTIGVEFGSRVVNVGGKTVKLQIWDTAGQERFRRETYNSLAAWLTDARTLASPNIVVILCGNKKDLDLEREVTFLEASRFAQENELMFLETSALTGENVEEAFLKCARTILNKIDSGELDPERMGSGIQYGDASLRQLRQPRSAQAVAPQPCGC; from the exons ATGGCTGAGACCTACG ACTTCCTCTTCAAATTCCTGGTGATTGGCAGTGCAGGAACGGGCAAATCATGTCTCCTTCATCAGTTCATTGAGAATAAGT tCAAACAGGACTCCAACCACACAATCGGCGTGGAGTTTGGATCTCGGGTGGTCAACGTGGGTGGGAAGACCGTGAAGCTACAGATTTGGGACACAGCCGGCCAGGAGCGGTTTCG CCGGGAGACCTACAACTCGCTGGCCGCCTGGCTGACGGATGCCCGCACGCTGGCCAGCCCCAACATCGTGGTCATTCTCTGTGGCAACAAGAAGGACCTGGACCTGGAGCGTGAGGTCACTTTCCTGGAGGCCTCCCGCTTTGCCCAGGAGAACG AGCTAATGTTCCTGGAAACTAGTGCTCTCACGGGTGAGAACGTGGAGGAGGCTTTCCTGAAGTGTGCCCGCACCATTCTGAACAAGATCGACTCAG GTGAGCTTGACCCCGAGAGGATGGGCTCCGGCATTCAATATGGTGACGCCTCCCTTCGCCAGCTGCGGCAGCCTCGGAGTGCCCAGGCCGTGGCCCCTCAGCCCTGCGGCTGCTGA
- the EGLN2 gene encoding prolyl hydroxylase EGLN2, with protein MDSPCQPQPLSQALPQLPGSVSEPLEPSRARMGVESYLPCPLLSSYHRPGGPGEASAGSGTPRATATSTTASPLREGFGGQDGGELRPLQSEGAAALVTKGCQRLAAQGARPEAPKRKWAEDGGDAPAPSKRPWARQENQEAEAEGEGCSSGSGEASAGLREEVLPAVPERLALDYIVPCMRYYGICVKDSFLGAALGGQVLAEVEALKRGGRLRDGQLVSQRAIPPRSIRGDQIAWVEGHEPGCRSIGALMAHVDAVIRHCAGRLGSYVINGRTKAMVACYPGNGLGYVRHVDNPHGDGRCITCIYYLNQNWDVKVHGGLLQIFPEGRPVVANIEPLFDRLLIFWSDRRNPHEVKPAYATRYAITVWYFDAKERAAAKDKYQLASGQKGVQVPVSQPTTPT; from the exons ATGGACAGCCCGTGCCAGCCGCAGCCCCTGAGTCAGGCTCTCCCTCAGTTGCCGGGTTCGGTGTCAGAGCCCTTGGAGCCTAGCAGGGCCAGGATGGGGGTGGAGAGTTACCTGCCCTGTCCCCTGCTGTCCTCCTACCACCGTCCAGGAGGGCCTGGCGAGGCCTCGGCGGGGAGTGGGACCCCCAGAGCCACAGCTACTTCCACCACAGCCAGCCCCCTGCGGGAGGGCTTCGGTGGGCAGGATGGCGGCGAGCTGCGGCCGCTGCAGAGTGAGGGTGCTGCGGCACTGGTCACCAAGGGGTGCCAGCGACTGGCAGCCCAGGGCGCCCGGCCCGAGGCCCCCAAACGGAAATGGGCAGAGGATGGTGGGgatgcccctgcccccagcaagCGGCCCTGGGCCAGGCAGGAGAACCAGGAGGCggaggcagagggggagggcTGCAGCAGTGGGAGTGGTGAGGCCAGCGCCGGGCTGAGGGAGGAGGTGCTGCCCGCTGTGCCTGAGCGCCTGGCCCTGGACTATATTGTGCCCTGCATGCGGTACTATGGCATCTGCGTCAAGGACAGCTTCCTGGGGGCGGCACTTGGTGGCCAAGTGCTGGCAGAGGTGGAGGCCCTGAAGCGGGGCGGGCGCCTGCGTGATGGGCAGCTAGTGAGCCAGCGGGCTATCCCGCCACGCAGCATCCGTGGGGACCAGATTGCCTGGGTGGAAGGCCATGAGCCAGGCTGCCGAAGCATCGGTGCCCTCATGGCCCACGTGGATGCTGTAATCCGCCACTGTGCTGGGAGGCTGGGCAGCTACGTCATCAATGGGCGCACCAAG GCCATGGTGGCATGTTACCCAGGTAACGGGCTGGGGTACGTGAGACACGTTGACAATCCCCATGGCGATGGGCGCTGCATCACCTGCATCTATTACCTGAATCAGAACTGGGACGTCAAG GTGCATGGCGGCCTGCTGCAGATATTCCCTGAGGGCCGTCCCGTGGTAGCCAACATTGAGCCACTCTTTGACCGGCTGCTCATTTTCTGGTCTGATCGGCGGAACCCCCATGAGGTGAAACCAGCCTATGCCACCAG GTACGCCATCACTGTCTGGTATTTTGATGCCAAGGAGCGAGCAGCAGCCAAAGACAAGTATCAGCTAG CATCAGGACAGAAAGGTGTCCAAGTACCCGTATCACAGCCGACTACGCCCACCTAG